The stretch of DNA AGACCTACTATCGGCAGAGCCATGCTGGCTCCCTGTCCGTCAGTCGTGCGGTCGAAGTGTATAGAGCGGTCTTCTCCACCTACCCAGCATCCGGTAGAAAGTTTAGGTGTGAATCCCATAAACCATCCGTCGGAGTTATTTTGTGTTGTTCCTGTTTTTCCTCCCATTGGCGCTGTTATGCCATAGTTGCGTCTGATGCGTCCGCCTGTACCGCCATCCACTACTCCGCGAAGCATGTCGAGCATCTTCACATATGTACTTTCGCTGAACACTTCGTCCATCTTCGGAGCGAAGGCTGCATCAGCTATTATATTGCCAAAGGCGTCTTCGATGCGGGTTACATATACAGGGTTGGAACGTATTCCTTTGTTAGCAAAAGAGGTATAAGCGGCAACCATTTCCGATACAGACACATCGTGTGTACCCAGTGCCATAGAAACCACAGGGTCTATGCGTCCGGTGATACCAAAAGAGTGCAACATACGTGCAAAGGCATACGGTGTGGTACGTCCCATGAGGTAAGCCGTAACAAGGTTGTCGGAGTTTTGCAGCCCCCATTTGATGGTGACCGTTTCGCCAAACATAGAAGCTCGCCCTCCTCTCGGAGTCCACTCTTTACCTGTTTCGGCAATGAGGGTTTGAGGCACATATAGCATCTGGTCGCAAGGCGTCATTCCGCTTTCCATCGACAGGGTGTAAAGGAATGGTTTGATGGTCGAACCTATTTGTCGGCGTCCCATGTTCACCATATCATACTGGAAGAACTTAAAGTCTATTCCTCCCACATAAGCTTTTACATATCCGTTGTGATTATCCATCGCCATAAAGCCCGAACGCAGGAAGCTTTTGTGATAGCGTATAGAGTCCCAAGGGGTCATTGTAGTATCTACTTCTCCTTTCCAAGAGAATACTTTCATATCTACAGGCTTCTTGAATATCTGTAGTATTTCTTTGTCGGACATGCCTTCATTTTTCAGAGCCTTGTACCTGTCGCTAATCTTCATGGCACGATATAGCAATGTGTCTACATCTTTGGCTACCGAGTAGGAGAACGGAGCATACGAGCGACCTCTCTTTTCTTTATCGAAGTCGGGTTGTAGTTCCTTGCTGAGGTGTTCTGCCATTGCCTCTTCGGCATACTGCTGCATGCGAGAGTCGATCGTTGTATATATTCTCAGCCCGTCGGTAGAGAGGTTGTAATTAGAGCCGTCCGGTTTTTTATTCTTGTTGCACCATCCGTACAGCGGGTTTGTTTCCCAACTGATAGAATCGAGCACATATTGTTCCATTTGCCACGAAGCGTAATTCGATTTCTTCGGTTTCTTGGCTGTCATAGCCATACGCAGATACTCTCTGAAATAAGGAGCAAGCCCGTCTTTGTGGTCTACCCGTTTGAAGTCGAGTTTCAGTTCTGTTTGTTTCAGAGAGTCGTATTGTTGTTCGGTAATGTAGTCGCTCTTGTACATCTGTTCCAATACCACATTTCTACGACCTTTTGTTCTGTCGGGATATCTTCTCGGGTTGAAGTACGAAGGGTTTTTACACATCCCTATCAGGGTAGCGGCTTCTTCTATCTTGAGCTCTTTTGGTGTTTTGTTGAAGTACACCTGTGCAGCCGACTGGATACCTACAGCATTGTATAGGAAGTCGAACTGATTGAGGTATAGGTTCACTATTTCTTCTTTTGTATAATATCGTTCCAGTTTTACGGCAATAACCCATTCGATAGGCTTGCGTAAAAACACACGTTGAACCCAGTTTTCGGAAGGAGGAGAATAGAGCAGTTTTGCCAGCTGCTGAGGAATGGTACTACCCCCACCGCCACTTTCCTGCATCAGGATACCTCTTTTCACTACGGCTCTCAGTAATGCGTATGCATCAATACCCGAATGTGAATAGAAGCGTGCATCTTCGGTAGCTACCAACGCTTGTACCAGATACGGAGAAAGATCTTCGTAGTTGGAATATATACGGTTGTTTTTTGCAAGGGAATATGTGCCCAACAGTTGCCCATCGGTAGAATATATCTGAGAGGCATATTTGTCAATCGGGTTTTCTAACTCTTCTACATCAGGCATATAGCCGATTGCTCCTATACTGATAAGGGCAAATGTGATGGTGAGTACTCCGATGAAGCAGGCAAACCCGATCCACATCTTTTTTATGATGGTCTTCGGGGTGCGTTTTTTATTTGTCTTATTATTCCTTCTTTGTTTTTCCTTCTCATTCATAAGTGTATGCAAGTCTTTTAACTTGGCGCAAAGTTATATAAAACGTTTCAATAATGCAGATAAAAAAACTTAAATGCTTTTCAATAATTCTTGTTATGTTCGGTAGCGGAAAGCGTTTTTTATATTTGGCTGGAAAAGATCCTTCATTCCGTTCAGGATGATAACCTAACAGCGGGTCTAAATCTACATCGGATCAACATCGTAGTGCAACAACAGCGACTTGAACGCCGGGTTGGCAAATACAAGGGTCTGGCATTGGAAAATACCTTCACGAACCTTCTGTATCGATGCCTGATTTTCGATTTTGAGCATGATGTGACGGATATACAAAGACTGTATGCGTGATACCGGCGGCTTGCCCGGTCCCAACACACGCTCGCCAAAGGTGATGCGCAAGGCTGAGACAAACTCCCGTGCTGCGCTGTCGGTCAGTTGCTCGTCTCTGCCACGTACAACAATGTTTATCAGACGGAAGTAGGGTGGATAACGGAACATTTTTCGTTCTTCTGCTTGCAGTTCGTAAAACGATTCATAGTCGTTTCTCCTTACAAAGCTGATCAACGGGCTACCCGGATGCGAGGTTTGGAGGAAGACCAAGCCCTGTTTGTTCTTTCGTCCGGCACGTCCGCTTACCTGTGTCATGAGTTGGTACGCCCGTTCATATGCTCTGAAGTCGGGATAGTTGAGCATATTGTCGGCGTTGAGTATGCCTACAATGCTTACATTATCAAAGTCTAAGCCTTTGGATACCATCTGCGTACCGATAAGTATATTGGTTTTGTTTTGTTCAAATTCGGAAATAATACGTTCGTACGACCGCTTCCCTCGTGTGGTGTCTAAGTCCATACGTGCAACTGAAGCTTCGGGAAAGAGTTCTGCAACTTCCTCCTCTATCCGTTCCGTACCATAGCCCAGCATGTCGAGCGTAGGGGTATTACAATCGGGGCAAACAGTAGGCACTTTGTATGTTGCTCCACAGTAGTGGCATACCATCATGCGCTGCCCTTTGTGATAGGTGAGGCTTACGTCGCAATTTCGGCAATGCAATGTCCACGAGCAGGTCTTGCACTCGAGCATAGATGCAAATCCACGTCTGTTTTGGAAAAGTATGATCTGTTCTTTTTTGCTTAATGCCTCCTTCATTTTGTCGATGAGGGGAGGAGAGAGGAACGACTTCATTTGTTTCTTCCTTCTCAGCTCTTTGGTGTTAACGACTACTATCTGTGGCAACTCGATATTTTCATATCTCTTGTCCAGCCTTACCAGTCCGTACCTTCCCGTGAGGGCATTGTTGTATGTTTCTAGCGAAGGGGTAGCCGTACCCAACAGCGTTTTGGTGTTGAATAGAGAAGCCAATACGATAGCGGCATTGCGTGCATTGTAGCGGGGGGCAGGGTCTTGCTGCTTGTACGAGCTTTCGTGTTCCTCGTCAACAATCACCAGATCTAAGTCTGTAAAAGGTAGGAATATAGCGGAACGTGCTCCTAAGACAACTTGTATGTCGTTGTTCTTTAGTAGGTTGTTCCAAATTTCGGCTCGCTCGTTATCGTTAAACTTGGAGTGATACACCGCAAGTTTGTTACCAAAAACGGCTTTTAGCCTGTCGGTTATCTGGGTGGTGAGGGCTATTTCGGGCAGAAGGTAAAGTACCTGCTTGCCTTTCTCTATTGCCTCCTTTATAAGTTGTATGTATATTTCTGTCTTTCCGCTCGATGTGACGCCAAAGAGCAGGGTAATATCTTTTTCCTTGAATGAATCTTTTATCTCCTCAAGGGCTTTTCGCTGATATTCGTTCAGTTCCGAAGCGGCATCTATATTGGTATCGCCATAGTCGAAACGGCTGACTTCGTATTCGTATCTTTCGAGGAATCCTTTTTTCAGCAGTTCAGACAATACGCTAGCCGAAGTATCTGCTTCTTCGAGCAGTGTTTTCTTTAGCACAAGGGGAGTCTCGTCCTTCATAAACAGGAAGGTAGAAAACAAGTGCTGTTGCTTTTTTGCTCTACCCAGCTCGTCCATTATCGCATTTAGCTCTTCTTCGCTGTATTGACGGGTGAGGCGTATGGCTGTTTGGCTCTTTACGGTATATGTGTCTTGTATGTTTTCGCTGATGTATGCCGCTTTTTTGTCTACCAAGGTTTTGATTGCAGTTACGGCATTCGATATTCCCGCTTGCTTTTCTATCTCGGCTATCGTTTTGGCTTTGTCGGACGAAAGGCAGTAGAATACTTTCTGTTCGTTGGCGGTAAGCGGTTCGGAAGTCTCAAAGTCGGCATTGAGCAAAACGTGTGTTTCGCTTTCCAGTTTCAGGGCAGAGGGTAGTGCCGCACGATATACATCGCCCAGCGAACACATATAATACATAGCCACCCATTCCCAGAACTTTAGCTGGAGAGGGGTGGCTATCGGATATTCTTCGAGCACGGTAACAATGTCTTTTACCGGCTGTGATAATTTTTCTTTTTCGTATATCTGAAAAACAATGGCTGTGTAAAACTTCTTTTTGCCAAACTGTACAATAACTCTACTCCCTGCGTATACCGATTTTTTAAATTCTAAAGGAATAGCGTAAGTGTAAGTCCCTTGTAGCGGCAAGGGTAGTATTACATCAGCATACAGCATTTTTGTTTATCAGAAGTAGTAATTGAGTCCTACGGTCCAGTATTGGTTTTTCTTGTTTTGGAACGTATCGGCATCCATGTATTCTTCTTTATAATTGTTTGTCAGGTCGCCACGGAAGTACATTCCCAAATCGATGTTTCTGAATAAAGTAACTCCTGCTCCTGCACCCAATCCGAAGATAAAGTTTTTGTGCTTGAAAGCGTTAACCACTTCGTTTGCATTTTTAGCATTGTCGTCACCCACTTTCACGTTGCCATATACTCCACCTGTAACAAACAAGCCCAAAGGACCTAGCTTGATACGTTGCTTTAAGTTGATAGGCACGCTTATATAATTATAGTCGGATAGAGACGCATTGTCTTGCTTTTCACTGATCTTATATTCTTTATGTCCGTACAGAACAGAGATGTCTCCCCCGAATCCCGAAATAGGAACTACAAATTCGGCGGTAGGGCCTATCTGGAAGCCTAATCGGTTGCTGGCCTTCAATATATCGGTATTCAGCTTGTTGCTGGCTACATCTACACCTCCCCTTACACCTAAACGAAACTGGGCTGAGGCAGTATTAATACTCAGTACGCAAATAAGTACAAAGAGTGCTAGCGATACTAATTGTTTTGTTTTCATACGTAATACCTTTTATTAACTCTTTTTTTATAACACATAAATAGAGAGAGAAGTTCGTTTGTGCCCGATTGCTTTATAAAATGTTTTCTGAATAAATTGGTGGAATTTCTGATTTTCGAAAGTATTCTGATATTCATTACTCGCATTTTACAGTTTACGAAAATAGTTAAAATTTACAAACAAACAAATTATATGTAGATAATTTTTAATGATTTGTTTATAAGTTGATTACATACCCTTCTGTATGCGATGTTTAGTATGGCTTTAGCTCAATTTTAGATATAAACTACACAGTATAACCGTTGTTATAAACTATCTTTCGGGGAAATATCTTAAGAACTCCTCATGTTTATAACGCTATTCGAACCGGCATATTGTTTATTTGTAGTTAAAGAAAGGGTTAAAATGTATTCTTGTCTTCTCTCATACTCCATAACTTCTGCATAACAAAAAATACAGTAACCCTACAAAGAAAACGGAGTGAAACGATCCGTTGCACGAACGGGGTCTCACTCCATTTATGAAGATTAATGTATTTTCTTTTTTTAGAACTTGAGGCTTACACCCGCCATGAAGTTAAAGCCTTGTAGCGGATATCCGTATTGTAACTCATACTTCTGGAAAAGCACGTTGTTCAATCGTCCGTTTACGGCTATATAGTCATTTATCTTATATTCGGCTCTGAAGTTCAGCTCGTTTATATCCTTCATGTTGGCAATTGTCCATGCAGTGGTACTTGCGTTTGAGGCAAGAGCCTTGCGTCCGCCTGCATATAGATAATTCACCGATAGGGTAAGGTTGTTGATTGGATTAACGTCAGCGTTAAACTCGGCAGTGAATGTAGGACGTCCCCAAGGTTTGGTATCAGGCAACGTCTCTGCGTCTATTACTTGCACATACGGTTCATGATATTTTACATTGTAGAAGTAAGCAGTCATACGAGCCGAAAGGTCGGTGTATGGGATCAGGTTGGTTTTCAGCAACCCGCCGATGTGTCCTGTAGAGATGTTAGCATATACAGGGCTTCCAACATTTCCCCATCCTTCTTCTTTATAATAGTTGTATACATAGAGGTGGTCTCTTCTTACGTGCTTGTATCCGGCAAAGAGGTCAAACTCTAAACCACTGACAACACCCGAACGGAATCCGATCTTGGCATCGTAATATGTTTTTGAATATTCGATGCGGGTGCTAGGGTCTGCATAACGGTTTTCTTGCAAAATGTCGAGGAATGTATTGTTGTTCACGCCTCCGCCTACTTCGGCATAAAGCGTGTTTACTTCGTAGAAGCTCACGCTAGCTTTTACATTGGGTGAAATAGCAAAAGCCGTTTTCACGTCAAACAATGCACTCAGGTTTGCTCCTAAATCGGCATTCCAGTTTGCGCCCTGAAACTTGATGTATGGTGTACCCGTAATATTTGTATATCCATGATGCGCATTGGGTAGGTAATCGGTTTTGTTGCTGAACGATTGGTTCAATATCATTCCTTTTATCCCTACTTGCTGATCGGCTCCAAATTCTGTATACAGGTTTAGGTCGGCAT from Dysgonomonas mossii encodes:
- the priA gene encoding replication restart helicase PriA, with product MLYADVILPLPLQGTYTYAIPLEFKKSVYAGSRVIVQFGKKKFYTAIVFQIYEKEKLSQPVKDIVTVLEEYPIATPLQLKFWEWVAMYYMCSLGDVYRAALPSALKLESETHVLLNADFETSEPLTANEQKVFYCLSSDKAKTIAEIEKQAGISNAVTAIKTLVDKKAAYISENIQDTYTVKSQTAIRLTRQYSEEELNAIMDELGRAKKQQHLFSTFLFMKDETPLVLKKTLLEEADTSASVLSELLKKGFLERYEYEVSRFDYGDTNIDAASELNEYQRKALEEIKDSFKEKDITLLFGVTSSGKTEIYIQLIKEAIEKGKQVLYLLPEIALTTQITDRLKAVFGNKLAVYHSKFNDNERAEIWNNLLKNNDIQVVLGARSAIFLPFTDLDLVIVDEEHESSYKQQDPAPRYNARNAAIVLASLFNTKTLLGTATPSLETYNNALTGRYGLVRLDKRYENIELPQIVVVNTKELRRKKQMKSFLSPPLIDKMKEALSKKEQIILFQNRRGFASMLECKTCSWTLHCRNCDVSLTYHKGQRMMVCHYCGATYKVPTVCPDCNTPTLDMLGYGTERIEEEVAELFPEASVARMDLDTTRGKRSYERIISEFEQNKTNILIGTQMVSKGLDFDNVSIVGILNADNMLNYPDFRAYERAYQLMTQVSGRAGRKNKQGLVFLQTSHPGSPLISFVRRNDYESFYELQAEERKMFRYPPYFRLINIVVRGRDEQLTDSAAREFVSALRITFGERVLGPGKPPVSRIQSLYIRHIMLKIENQASIQKVREGIFQCQTLVFANPAFKSLLLHYDVDPM
- a CDS encoding outer membrane beta-barrel protein — protein: MKTKQLVSLALFVLICVLSINTASAQFRLGVRGGVDVASNKLNTDILKASNRLGFQIGPTAEFVVPISGFGGDISVLYGHKEYKISEKQDNASLSDYNYISVPINLKQRIKLGPLGLFVTGGVYGNVKVGDDNAKNANEVVNAFKHKNFIFGLGAGAGVTLFRNIDLGMYFRGDLTNNYKEEYMDADTFQNKKNQYWTVGLNYYF
- a CDS encoding transglycosylase domain-containing protein, whose protein sequence is MNEKEKQRRNNKTNKKRTPKTIIKKMWIGFACFIGVLTITFALISIGAIGYMPDVEELENPIDKYASQIYSTDGQLLGTYSLAKNNRIYSNYEDLSPYLVQALVATEDARFYSHSGIDAYALLRAVVKRGILMQESGGGGSTIPQQLAKLLYSPPSENWVQRVFLRKPIEWVIAVKLERYYTKEEIVNLYLNQFDFLYNAVGIQSAAQVYFNKTPKELKIEEAATLIGMCKNPSYFNPRRYPDRTKGRRNVVLEQMYKSDYITEQQYDSLKQTELKLDFKRVDHKDGLAPYFREYLRMAMTAKKPKKSNYASWQMEQYVLDSISWETNPLYGWCNKNKKPDGSNYNLSTDGLRIYTTIDSRMQQYAEEAMAEHLSKELQPDFDKEKRGRSYAPFSYSVAKDVDTLLYRAMKISDRYKALKNEGMSDKEILQIFKKPVDMKVFSWKGEVDTTMTPWDSIRYHKSFLRSGFMAMDNHNGYVKAYVGGIDFKFFQYDMVNMGRRQIGSTIKPFLYTLSMESGMTPCDQMLYVPQTLIAETGKEWTPRGGRASMFGETVTIKWGLQNSDNLVTAYLMGRTTPYAFARMLHSFGITGRIDPVVSMALGTHDVSVSEMVAAYTSFANKGIRSNPVYVTRIEDAFGNIIADAAFAPKMDEVFSESTYVKMLDMLRGVVDGGTGGRIRRNYGITAPMGGKTGTTQNNSDGWFMGFTPKLSTGCWVGGEDRSIHFDRTTDGQGASMALPIVGLFFKKVFADKRLGYSQGDQFESVPGYGVCDKSSDEEVQDAPPPAQIDEMFK